One part of the Mycolicibacterium aromaticivorans JS19b1 = JCM 16368 genome encodes these proteins:
- a CDS encoding haloalkane dehalogenase: MDVLRTPDERFAALPDFPFEPRYVEVDSGDGGRLRMHYVDEGPSNGEVVLLLHGEPSWSYLYRRMIPVLVDAGLRAVAIDLVGFGRSDKPASRDDYSYQAHVDWMWAAIEQIGLADLTLVCQDWGGLIGLRLVGEHPDRFARVVAANTMLPTGDHHPGDAFLAWQKFSQEVPMFPAGQIVNGGSVSELSTETIAAYDAPFPDDSYQAGARQFPMLVPTSPDDPAASANRAAWAALGRFEKPFLSAFSDSDPITGAAEPVLREHVPGARRQSHVTIAAAGHFLQEDKGPELAEAVVAFVRANPRSE; encoded by the coding sequence ATGGATGTATTGCGCACTCCCGACGAGCGATTCGCCGCGTTGCCGGACTTTCCTTTCGAACCGCGCTACGTCGAGGTCGACTCCGGTGACGGCGGCAGGCTCCGCATGCACTATGTCGACGAGGGGCCGTCCAACGGCGAAGTGGTGCTGTTGCTGCACGGTGAGCCGTCCTGGAGCTACCTGTACCGGCGGATGATTCCGGTGCTCGTCGATGCCGGACTGCGTGCGGTGGCGATCGACCTGGTGGGATTCGGGCGCAGCGACAAGCCCGCCAGCCGAGACGATTACAGCTATCAGGCACACGTGGATTGGATGTGGGCGGCGATCGAGCAGATCGGTCTTGCCGACCTCACGCTGGTATGTCAGGACTGGGGAGGGCTGATCGGGCTGCGACTCGTGGGCGAGCATCCGGATCGGTTCGCCCGGGTGGTGGCGGCCAACACCATGCTGCCGACGGGTGATCATCACCCCGGTGACGCTTTCCTGGCCTGGCAGAAGTTCAGTCAAGAGGTGCCGATGTTCCCGGCTGGGCAGATTGTCAACGGCGGGTCCGTCTCGGAGCTGTCGACCGAGACCATCGCGGCTTACGATGCACCATTCCCGGACGACAGCTATCAAGCCGGGGCCAGGCAATTTCCCATGCTCGTGCCGACCAGTCCGGACGACCCGGCGGCCTCGGCCAACCGGGCGGCGTGGGCTGCGCTGGGTCGCTTCGAAAAGCCATTTCTGTCAGCATTTTCCGACTCGGATCCGATCACCGGCGCGGCTGAGCCGGTGCTGCGGGAGCACGTTCCGGGCGCACGTCGACAATCGCACGTGACGATCGCCGCAGCAGGCCACTTCCTGCAAGAGGACAAGGGGCCGGAACTCGCCGAGGCCGTCGTCGCATTCGTGCGAGCAAACCCACGCTCCGAATAG
- a CDS encoding TetR/AcrR family transcriptional regulator, which yields MPLTARGRRTRAAILDAAALLIYRRGVRATSLDDVLAVAGCGKSQLYHYFDDKAELVGAVIDRQLEMVLAAQPGLTHIDSWPTLDAWMAGIVQMHSAPGGPFACPLGKLAAELMDDDALRPRVDAAFGRWVGLLADGLRTMRQRGALRADAEPDRLAANVIAALQGGMLVGRVRSDITPMRDAVDVARMQLRQWCPATVDSEPPTR from the coding sequence GTGCCGCTGACCGCGCGGGGCCGGCGGACACGCGCCGCGATTCTGGACGCCGCAGCGCTGCTGATCTATCGACGAGGTGTCCGCGCCACCAGTCTCGATGACGTGCTCGCGGTCGCGGGTTGCGGAAAATCCCAGCTCTATCACTACTTTGACGACAAAGCCGAGCTGGTCGGTGCCGTGATCGACCGACAGCTGGAGATGGTTCTCGCTGCCCAACCCGGCTTGACACACATCGATTCCTGGCCAACATTGGACGCCTGGATGGCCGGCATCGTGCAGATGCACTCGGCTCCCGGCGGCCCGTTCGCGTGTCCGTTGGGCAAGTTGGCCGCCGAGTTGATGGACGACGACGCCTTGCGGCCACGCGTCGACGCAGCGTTCGGCCGATGGGTGGGACTGCTCGCCGACGGGTTGCGCACGATGCGGCAACGCGGCGCACTGAGAGCCGATGCCGAGCCGGATCGCCTGGCCGCCAACGTTATTGCAGCACTTCAGGGCGGCATGCTGGTCGGCCGGGTGCGGTCGGACATCACCCCGATGCGCGACGCCGTCGACGTCGCTCGGATGCAGCTTCGGCAGTGGTGTCCCGCCACCGTCGACAGTGAACCACCAACCCGCTGA
- a CDS encoding DUF58 domain-containing protein, which produces MDGPRSVEAVLHWRASALTLTLVTCVGVGLAAAVIASRWQLIAFVAPMLGVLASISWQRRPVSVSVMGYPALTRCFENEPVQLRAELAENSADATLELGAVAGLDIETITADGRRATVSAKAGRWGHYPLRARVRLDAAGGLLTGTATVDAADLFVFPVAPPQPTGIPRTELPDRLGTHLTRHIGPGVEFAEIRPYLPGDQLRTVNWAVSARRGSLHVTERLTDRAADVVVLVDMSAQPAGPATTVTERALRGATQVVQTALRNGDRAGIVGLGGRRPRWLGADIGRRQFYRVLDAALGVGSEYQQTEGTLAPRAAVPPGAVVVAFSTLLDTQFALALIDLCKRGHTVVAVDVLEGWPFADDDQPLLQRMWALQRSSMYRDMRVIGVDVVPWPAEVTLDQAMSLVPDRGRRSS; this is translated from the coding sequence ATGGACGGTCCCCGTTCGGTCGAGGCTGTATTGCATTGGCGCGCATCCGCGTTGACGCTGACGCTCGTGACGTGTGTCGGGGTGGGGCTGGCCGCGGCGGTGATTGCGTCGCGCTGGCAGCTGATCGCTTTCGTGGCGCCGATGCTGGGGGTGCTCGCCTCGATCAGTTGGCAGCGCAGACCGGTGTCGGTGTCGGTCATGGGCTACCCGGCGCTGACCCGGTGCTTCGAGAACGAGCCGGTGCAGTTGCGCGCCGAGCTGGCGGAGAACAGCGCAGACGCGACACTGGAACTGGGGGCGGTGGCCGGCCTGGACATCGAGACCATCACCGCCGACGGCAGGCGCGCCACGGTGTCCGCGAAGGCGGGGAGGTGGGGTCACTACCCACTGCGCGCCCGGGTCCGGCTCGACGCGGCCGGTGGACTGCTGACCGGCACCGCCACCGTCGACGCCGCGGACCTGTTCGTCTTCCCGGTAGCGCCCCCGCAACCGACCGGGATTCCGCGAACCGAACTGCCCGACCGGTTGGGCACCCACCTGACCCGCCACATCGGGCCGGGCGTCGAGTTCGCCGAGATTCGCCCCTACCTTCCGGGTGATCAGCTGCGCACCGTCAACTGGGCGGTCAGCGCCCGTCGCGGCAGCCTGCACGTCACCGAACGGCTGACCGACCGGGCCGCCGACGTCGTGGTGCTCGTCGACATGAGTGCGCAGCCCGCGGGCCCGGCCACCACCGTCACCGAACGGGCGTTGCGCGGCGCGACACAGGTCGTGCAGACCGCGCTGCGCAACGGCGACCGCGCCGGCATTGTCGGCCTCGGGGGCCGCCGGCCACGGTGGCTCGGTGCCGATATCGGCCGACGCCAGTTCTACCGGGTGCTCGACGCGGCGCTCGGCGTGGGCAGCGAATACCAGCAGACCGAAGGGACTTTGGCGCCGCGGGCCGCGGTCCCGCCGGGCGCCGTCGTGGTGGCGTTCTCGACGCTGCTCGACACCCAGTTCGCGCTGGCATTGATCGACCTGTGCAAACGGGGACACACGGTGGTGGCGGTAGACGTGCTCGAAGGCTGGCCCTTTGCTGACGACGACCAGCCGCTTCTGCAGCGGATGTGGGCGTTGCAGCGTTCGTCGATGTACCGGGACATGAGGGTCATCGGCGTCGACGTGGTGCCGTGGCCGGCTGAGGTCACCCTCGACCAGGCGATGAGCCTGGTGCCCGACCGTGGCCGGCGGTCGTCATGA
- a CDS encoding AAA family ATPase, producing the protein MTMPAPAMTAYCEAVLDEIERAVVGKRAALTLILTTVLAGGHVLIEDLPGMGKTLIARSFAAALGLRFTRVQFTPDLLPADLLGSTIYDMQSGRFEFRPGPIFTNLLMADEINRTPPKTQAALLEAMAERQVSIDGQTHLLPAPFIVLATDNPIEYEGTYPLPEAQLDRFAVKVALKYLSETEEASMLRRRLDRGSAEVTVSQVVDAENLLVMRELVEQVSVHDDVLHYVVSLATATRSHPQVAVGASPRAELDLVQLARARALVSGRDYVIPEDVKALAVPAIAHRISLRPEMWVRSVHGSDVVEQLLRRLPVPRASGR; encoded by the coding sequence ATGACCATGCCCGCCCCGGCGATGACGGCGTACTGCGAAGCGGTGCTCGACGAGATCGAGCGGGCGGTGGTCGGAAAGCGGGCTGCCCTCACACTGATCCTCACCACGGTGCTCGCGGGTGGGCACGTGCTGATCGAGGACCTGCCCGGCATGGGCAAGACACTGATCGCCCGGTCCTTCGCCGCAGCCCTCGGCCTGCGGTTCACCCGCGTGCAGTTCACCCCGGACCTGCTGCCCGCCGACCTACTGGGGTCGACGATCTATGACATGCAGTCGGGCCGCTTCGAATTCCGGCCCGGCCCGATCTTCACCAATCTGCTGATGGCCGACGAGATCAACCGCACGCCGCCCAAGACGCAGGCTGCGCTGCTGGAGGCGATGGCCGAACGCCAGGTCAGCATCGACGGCCAAACCCACCTGCTGCCGGCCCCTTTCATCGTGCTGGCCACCGACAATCCGATCGAATACGAGGGCACCTACCCGCTGCCGGAAGCGCAGCTGGATCGGTTCGCGGTCAAGGTGGCGCTGAAGTATCTGTCCGAGACCGAGGAGGCGTCGATGCTGCGCCGCCGGCTGGACCGGGGCTCGGCCGAGGTGACCGTCAGCCAGGTGGTGGACGCCGAAAATCTGCTGGTCATGCGGGAATTGGTGGAGCAGGTATCAGTGCACGACGATGTTCTGCACTATGTGGTGTCGCTGGCGACGGCCACCCGCAGTCATCCTCAGGTCGCTGTCGGCGCCAGCCCGCGCGCCGAACTCGATCTGGTCCAACTGGCCCGGGCCCGGGCCCTGGTGTCGGGCCGCGACTATGTGATCCCCGAGGACGTGAAGGCGCTGGCGGTCCCCGCGATCGCCCATCGGATCAGCCTGCGACCGGAGATGTGGGTCCGCAGCGTGCACGGATCCGACGTCGTCGAACAACTCCTGCGGCGCCTGCCGGTTCCCCGCGCCAGCGGACGATGA
- a CDS encoding DUF4129 domain-containing protein, with protein MATAATPRVVALVALVLVLGLALRGHLPDAPRSPRTPPTAGTGSLLALLTLVLACLLVIIVAIVAKLRDPQRATQAARTHVPGGGGGVGVRRSWRFVLVIVAAVLAWSVVAALLAQVRLPQLSGGPPPAPPIVTPTGAAPPGQAASRPPPLPEPAAADPLFWYLLAAFVALLLVTLIGAIVLRARERRREPAPPPPDDRPRDAAPPGPGSLALAAERGLAEVGDLSREPREAIIACYAAMEHALADAPGVAPQESDTPSEVLARAVEHRAIPAGSATELVTLFAEARFSTHVMNEGHRETAERALRLVLGELRSPV; from the coding sequence ATGGCGACGGCTGCCACACCGCGGGTGGTCGCACTGGTCGCGCTGGTCCTGGTGCTCGGCCTCGCGTTGCGTGGGCATCTGCCGGACGCGCCGCGGTCGCCGCGGACCCCGCCGACCGCCGGCACCGGCAGCCTGCTCGCGCTGCTGACTCTGGTGCTGGCCTGCCTGCTGGTCATCATCGTCGCGATCGTGGCGAAGCTGCGCGACCCACAGCGCGCCACGCAGGCCGCGCGAACTCACGTACCCGGCGGCGGTGGCGGGGTAGGTGTGCGACGGAGCTGGCGCTTCGTGCTGGTGATCGTCGCAGCGGTGCTGGCGTGGTCGGTGGTGGCGGCACTGCTCGCTCAGGTGCGCCTGCCGCAACTGAGTGGTGGTCCGCCGCCGGCGCCGCCCATCGTCACGCCCACCGGCGCCGCACCGCCAGGCCAGGCCGCCTCCCGGCCGCCACCATTACCCGAACCCGCCGCCGCCGACCCGCTCTTCTGGTATCTCCTGGCTGCTTTCGTGGCGCTTCTGCTCGTAACGCTGATCGGCGCGATCGTGCTCCGAGCCCGCGAACGGCGGCGGGAGCCTGCGCCACCGCCGCCTGACGACCGCCCCCGCGACGCGGCGCCGCCCGGACCCGGATCGCTCGCGCTGGCGGCCGAGCGCGGCCTGGCCGAGGTCGGCGACCTCAGCCGTGAACCGCGGGAGGCCATCATCGCGTGTTACGCGGCAATGGAACACGCGCTGGCCGATGCCCCGGGCGTGGCCCCGCAGGAGTCCGACACCCCGTCGGAGGTGCTGGCCCGTGCGGTCGAACATCGGGCGATCCCCGCCGGCAGCGCCACCGAACTGGTCACCCTGTTCGCCGAGGCCCGGTTCTCCACCCACGTGATGAACGAGGGACACCGCGAAACCGCCGAACGGGCGCTTCGCCTGGTCCTCGGCGAGCTGCGGAGCCCGGTGTGA
- the cobG gene encoding precorrin-3B synthase translates to MKRLRDDDACPGALHVHQAADGALARLRLPGGMIAARQLEALAHTAVEFGNGTLELTARGNLQLRGIRDTATVADASAAAGLLPSPTHERVRNIVASPLSGRVGGVADVRPWVTELDLAIQADAQLARLPGRFLFGLDDGRGDISGLAADAGVHAHTDGVAVLLAGRDTGVRVAPGDVVSALITIARRFVEIRGNAWRVAELDDSSPLLAGFPATAAPGTEYPPVLRPPVGWIGQDDGRVALGAAIPLGVLQSRQAEFVAAIDAPVIITPWRSLLVCDLDEPVADTALRVLAPMGLVFDENSPWLDITACVGSPGCEKSRADVRAEASRVALEEDISDHVHYVGCERACGSPPAGQVFVATAEGFRPASR, encoded by the coding sequence GTGAAGCGTTTGCGTGACGACGACGCCTGCCCCGGTGCCCTGCACGTGCACCAGGCGGCGGACGGCGCGCTCGCCCGCCTGCGGCTGCCCGGGGGGATGATCGCCGCACGACAGCTGGAAGCGCTGGCGCACACGGCCGTCGAGTTCGGCAACGGCACTCTGGAACTGACGGCGCGTGGCAATCTGCAGCTGCGCGGGATACGGGATACAGCGACAGTCGCCGACGCGTCGGCCGCGGCCGGACTGTTGCCCTCGCCGACGCATGAACGGGTGCGCAACATCGTCGCCTCGCCGTTGTCCGGCCGGGTCGGCGGCGTGGCCGATGTGCGGCCGTGGGTGACCGAACTGGATCTCGCCATTCAGGCCGACGCGCAGTTGGCGCGGTTGCCGGGAAGGTTCCTGTTCGGCCTCGACGACGGCCGCGGCGATATTTCCGGATTGGCCGCCGACGCCGGTGTCCATGCGCACACCGACGGGGTCGCGGTGCTGCTGGCCGGTCGTGACACCGGGGTCCGGGTGGCCCCGGGTGACGTGGTGTCCGCGTTGATCACGATTGCGCGGCGGTTCGTTGAGATCCGCGGAAATGCTTGGCGGGTAGCGGAATTGGATGATTCATCGCCGCTGCTGGCGGGCTTCCCGGCGACGGCGGCGCCGGGAACGGAGTATCCGCCTGTGTTACGCCCGCCGGTCGGCTGGATCGGACAGGATGACGGCCGGGTGGCGCTCGGCGCAGCGATCCCCCTCGGTGTCCTGCAATCCCGGCAGGCCGAGTTCGTCGCGGCGATCGACGCGCCGGTGATCATCACGCCGTGGCGCTCGCTGCTGGTCTGCGACCTGGACGAGCCAGTGGCCGACACGGCGCTGCGGGTGCTGGCCCCGATGGGGCTGGTGTTCGACGAGAACTCGCCGTGGCTGGACATCACCGCCTGCGTGGGCAGCCCGGGCTGTGAGAAGTCCCGGGCCGACGTGCGTGCCGAGGCCAGCCGGGTGGCGCTCGAAGAAGACATCAGCGACCACGTCCACTATGTGGGATGCGAGCGGGCGTGCGGCAGTCCCCCGGCTGGTCAGGTGTTCGTGGCGACGGCGGAGGGGTTCCGGCCCGCATCTCGGTAG
- a CDS encoding precorrin-8X methylmutase, translating into MLDYIRDAAEIYRQSFAMIRAEADLTAFPEDVARVVVRLIHTCGQVDVAEHVAFTPGVVSATHTALLAGAPILCDSSMVAAGITAARLPAGNEVVSLVADPRAPELAQRTGNTRSAAGVELWADRMAGAVVAIGNAPTALFRLLELINDGMPAPVSVLGGPVGFVGSAQSKQELIDRPRGMEYLVVQGRRGGSAMAAAAVNAIASERE; encoded by the coding sequence GTGCTCGACTACATTCGCGACGCTGCCGAGATCTACCGGCAGTCGTTCGCAATGATTCGCGCCGAGGCCGATCTGACCGCGTTTCCCGAGGATGTGGCGCGGGTTGTGGTCCGATTGATCCACACCTGCGGTCAGGTCGACGTTGCCGAGCACGTGGCATTCACCCCCGGCGTGGTCAGCGCGACGCACACCGCCCTGCTGGCCGGGGCGCCGATCCTGTGCGACTCGTCGATGGTCGCGGCGGGGATCACCGCTGCCCGTCTGCCCGCAGGCAACGAAGTGGTGTCCCTGGTCGCCGATCCGCGGGCGCCCGAGCTGGCCCAGCGCACCGGAAACACGCGCTCGGCCGCCGGGGTCGAGCTGTGGGCCGACCGGATGGCCGGCGCCGTCGTCGCTATCGGGAATGCACCGACGGCGCTGTTCCGGCTGCTGGAGCTCATCAACGACGGCATGCCCGCCCCGGTGTCGGTGCTGGGCGGACCGGTCGGATTCGTCGGCTCGGCGCAGTCCAAGCAGGAGCTGATCGACCGGCCGCGGGGCATGGAGTATCTGGTGGTGCAGGGCCGGCGCGGGGGCAGCGCGATGGCGGCCGCCGCGGTGAACGCGATCGCGAGTGAGCGCGAATGA
- a CDS encoding precorrin-2 C(20)-methyltransferase has product MTGVLYGVGLGPGDPELVTVKAARIIGAADVVAYHSARHGRSIARRIAEPYLRAGQLEEHLVYPVTTETTEHPGGYAGAMEDFYREAAERIAAHLDAGRDVALLAEGDPLFYSSYMHMHTRLTERFSAVIIPGVTSVSAASAAIATPLVTGDEVLSVLPGTMPVRELARRLADADAAVVMKLGRTYPQVREALSMAGRLDEAFYVERASTDSQRVLPAAEVEAESVPYFSLAILPGGAAAKPVTGGVTVVGLGPGDVDWMTPQSRHELAMATDLIGYGPYLDRVPAHAGQRRHPSDNTDEPARARLACELAEQGHAVAVVSSGDPGVFAMATAVLEEAKQWPNVSVRVIPAMTAAQAVASRVGAPLGHDYAVISLSDRLKPWDIIAARLSAAAEADLVLAIYNPASKSRTWQVAAMRDLLLEHREPGTPVVIGRDVAGPHESVTVVRLGDLDPADVDMRCLLIVGSSQTQWYGDTVFTPRRYPQ; this is encoded by the coding sequence ATGACGGGCGTGCTCTACGGTGTCGGCCTCGGCCCCGGCGATCCGGAGCTGGTGACGGTCAAGGCCGCCCGGATCATCGGCGCGGCCGACGTGGTTGCCTATCACAGCGCGCGGCACGGCCGCAGCATCGCGCGGCGCATCGCCGAGCCCTACCTGCGGGCCGGCCAGCTCGAGGAGCACCTGGTCTATCCGGTGACCACCGAGACCACCGAGCATCCCGGCGGCTATGCCGGCGCGATGGAGGACTTCTATCGCGAGGCGGCCGAGCGCATCGCCGCCCACCTCGACGCCGGGCGCGATGTCGCGCTGCTCGCGGAGGGCGATCCGCTGTTCTACAGCTCCTACATGCACATGCACACCCGGCTGACCGAACGGTTCAGCGCGGTGATCATTCCGGGCGTGACGTCGGTGAGTGCCGCCTCGGCGGCAATCGCCACTCCCCTGGTTACCGGCGACGAAGTCCTCTCGGTACTGCCCGGCACCATGCCGGTGCGCGAACTGGCCCGCCGCCTCGCCGACGCCGACGCTGCCGTGGTGATGAAGCTCGGTCGCACGTATCCGCAAGTGCGGGAGGCGCTTTCGATGGCAGGCCGCCTCGACGAGGCGTTCTACGTCGAGCGGGCCAGCACCGACTCGCAACGGGTGCTGCCTGCCGCCGAGGTCGAGGCCGAGTCCGTGCCGTACTTCTCACTGGCGATCTTGCCGGGCGGAGCCGCGGCCAAGCCGGTCACCGGCGGTGTCACCGTGGTGGGCCTCGGTCCCGGTGACGTCGACTGGATGACGCCGCAGAGCCGCCACGAACTTGCCATGGCCACCGATCTGATCGGCTACGGCCCCTACCTGGACCGCGTCCCGGCGCACGCCGGGCAACGTCGGCACCCCAGCGACAACACCGACGAACCTGCGCGGGCCCGCCTGGCGTGCGAGCTGGCCGAGCAGGGACATGCCGTTGCGGTGGTGTCCTCGGGTGATCCCGGCGTCTTCGCGATGGCCACCGCGGTGCTCGAAGAGGCCAAGCAGTGGCCGAACGTATCCGTGCGCGTCATCCCGGCGATGACGGCCGCCCAAGCTGTCGCCAGCCGGGTCGGTGCGCCGCTGGGCCATGACTATGCGGTGATCTCGCTGTCCGATCGGCTCAAGCCGTGGGACATCATTGCCGCCCGGCTCTCGGCGGCCGCCGAGGCGGATCTGGTGCTGGCGATCTACAACCCGGCCTCCAAAAGCCGCACCTGGCAGGTCGCGGCGATGCGGGATCTGCTGTTGGAGCACCGCGAACCGGGCACGCCGGTCGTGATCGGCCGCGACGTCGCCGGACCGCACGAGTCGGTGACGGTGGTGAGGCTTGGTGACCTGGACCCCGCCGATGTCGACATGCGGTGCCTGCTGATCGTGGGCTCGTCGCAGACCCAGTGGTACGGCGACACGGTGTTCACCCCGCGGCGTTACCCTCAGTAA
- a CDS encoding cobalt-precorrin-6A reductase, translated as MRILLLGGTGEARALAARLHPDCDIVSSLAGRVPDPALPVGPVRVGGFGGVDGLRQWLRANDIGAVVDATHPFAATMTAHAAQACAELGVPYLVLSRPAWDPAGTVQVASDVEAADHIAEKGFSRVLLTTGRSGVRPFAGSDAWFLIRVVTPPDAEVLPRNHEVVLSRGPYGYDDESALLRDNRIDVLVTKNSGGALTEAKLAAARDLGITVVMIDRPPLPAGVTAVGTVDEAAAWVERL; from the coding sequence ATGCGGATCTTGTTGCTGGGCGGCACCGGCGAGGCGCGGGCGCTGGCGGCTCGGCTGCACCCGGACTGCGACATCGTCAGCTCGCTGGCCGGCCGGGTGCCGGATCCGGCGCTGCCGGTCGGCCCGGTCCGCGTCGGCGGATTCGGCGGAGTGGACGGTCTACGACAGTGGCTGCGTGCCAACGACATCGGAGCCGTTGTCGACGCCACGCACCCGTTCGCCGCCACCATGACCGCGCACGCGGCACAAGCCTGCGCCGAACTGGGTGTGCCGTACCTGGTGCTGTCCCGCCCGGCGTGGGACCCGGCTGGCACGGTACAGGTGGCCTCCGACGTCGAAGCGGCTGATCACATTGCCGAAAAAGGGTTTTCGCGGGTTCTCCTCACCACCGGCCGGTCCGGGGTGAGGCCGTTCGCCGGCAGCGATGCGTGGTTCCTGATCCGGGTGGTGACACCGCCGGATGCCGAAGTGCTGCCGCGCAACCACGAGGTGGTGCTGTCGCGCGGGCCGTACGGCTACGACGACGAGTCCGCACTGCTGCGGGACAACCGGATCGACGTGCTGGTCACCAAGAACAGCGGGGGAGCGCTGACCGAGGCCAAACTCGCCGCCGCCAGAGACCTCGGCATCACCGTCGTGATGATCGACCGGCCGCCACTGCCCGCGGGAGTCACGGCTGTGGGCACCGTGGACGAGGCGGCAGCTTGGGTGGAGCGTCTCTAG
- the cobM gene encoding precorrin-4 C(11)-methyltransferase produces the protein MTVYFIGAGPGAADLITVRGQRLLQRCPVCLYAGSIMPDDLLALCPADATVVDTGPLTLEQIIAELAEADAAGLDVARLHSGDPAIYSALAEQCRHLDALGIAYDIVPGVPAFAAAAAALGRELTVPGVAQTVTLSRVSTLSTAMPEGEDLVTLSKPGATLVLHLAAHRIDAIVPELLDGGYRPDTPVAVVAFASWPKETVLRGTLADIADKMHDAQITKTAVIIVGDVLAAEGFTDSYLYSSGRTRGSRH, from the coding sequence GTGACGGTCTACTTCATCGGCGCCGGGCCGGGCGCCGCCGACCTGATCACCGTGCGCGGGCAACGGCTGTTGCAACGGTGCCCGGTCTGCCTCTACGCCGGCTCGATCATGCCCGACGATCTGCTGGCGCTGTGTCCCGCCGATGCCACAGTGGTCGACACCGGCCCCCTGACGTTGGAGCAGATCATCGCCGAGCTGGCCGAAGCCGACGCCGCCGGGCTCGACGTGGCGCGGCTGCACTCCGGTGACCCGGCGATCTACAGCGCGCTGGCCGAGCAGTGCCGTCACCTCGACGCACTCGGCATCGCCTACGACATCGTGCCTGGCGTACCGGCATTCGCCGCCGCCGCCGCCGCGCTCGGCCGGGAGCTCACCGTGCCCGGGGTGGCGCAGACCGTGACGCTGAGCCGGGTGTCCACCCTGTCGACCGCGATGCCGGAGGGTGAGGACCTGGTCACCCTCAGCAAGCCCGGGGCGACGCTGGTACTGCACCTGGCGGCACACCGGATCGACGCGATCGTGCCGGAACTGCTCGACGGTGGCTACCGCCCGGACACCCCGGTCGCTGTCGTCGCGTTCGCCAGCTGGCCGAAGGAGACCGTGCTGCGCGGCACGCTGGCCGACATCGCCGACAAGATGCACGACGCGCAGATCACCAAGACCGCGGTGATCATCGTCGGGGATGTGCTTGCCGCCGAGGGCTTCACCGACAGCTACCTGTACTCCTCGGGCCGCACTCGCGGCAGCAGGCATTGA
- a CDS encoding bifunctional cobalt-precorrin-7 (C(5))-methyltransferase/cobalt-precorrin-6B (C(15))-methyltransferase, which translates to MITVVGMGADGVAGLAPASSAELRRATVIYGAKRQLDLLDESVTADRREWGKPFLDALCAVRDFDGDVHVVASGDPMLHGVGASLIRLCGADRVRVLPHVSSVALACARLGWSVQDTEVISLMLAVPAAAVRRGGRAIVLTRDGQGPAQLARLLTETGRGYSEFTVFEQLGGPGERRRTRTASDWAGDPPDDVDDLNVVAVHYLPDERRSSVLPDAAFAHDGQITKQAVRAVTMAALAPRPGESLWDVGSGSGSIAIEWCRSGPGCRATAFERVAERRERIELNALTFGVRVEVTFDAPEMFDTVPTPDVIFIGGGVSQPGLMDECWKFLPAGGRLVANAVTVESEALLAQWHSKMGGELRKFQHYQGEPVGSFTGWRPAMPVTQWVVTKQ; encoded by the coding sequence ATGATCACCGTGGTGGGGATGGGTGCCGACGGCGTGGCTGGTCTGGCGCCGGCATCCAGTGCCGAATTGCGCAGGGCCACTGTGATCTACGGGGCCAAGCGTCAGCTGGATCTGCTGGACGAGTCGGTGACTGCGGACCGCCGAGAATGGGGAAAGCCCTTCCTCGACGCCTTGTGTGCGGTCCGGGACTTCGACGGTGACGTGCATGTGGTGGCCAGTGGCGACCCGATGCTGCACGGGGTCGGCGCCTCGCTGATCCGGCTGTGCGGGGCCGACCGGGTGCGGGTGTTGCCGCATGTGTCGAGCGTGGCACTGGCCTGCGCCCGGCTCGGGTGGTCGGTTCAGGACACCGAGGTGATCAGCCTGATGCTGGCCGTCCCGGCAGCGGCTGTCCGCCGAGGGGGTCGCGCAATCGTGCTGACCCGAGACGGTCAGGGCCCGGCGCAACTGGCGCGTCTGCTGACCGAAACCGGCCGGGGTTACTCCGAATTCACTGTCTTCGAGCAGCTCGGCGGTCCCGGAGAACGACGCCGCACCCGTACCGCGAGCGACTGGGCCGGCGACCCGCCGGACGACGTTGACGATCTCAATGTTGTCGCGGTGCACTACCTGCCCGATGAGCGGCGGTCGTCCGTCCTTCCGGATGCTGCTTTCGCACATGATGGGCAGATCACCAAGCAAGCGGTGCGTGCGGTCACCATGGCCGCGCTTGCGCCGCGGCCAGGGGAGTCGCTGTGGGATGTCGGATCCGGTTCGGGCAGTATCGCCATCGAGTGGTGCCGCAGCGGGCCGGGTTGTCGTGCAACGGCCTTCGAGCGCGTTGCCGAGCGTCGCGAACGAATCGAGCTCAATGCGCTGACGTTCGGTGTGCGAGTCGAGGTGACCTTCGACGCTCCCGAGATGTTCGATACGGTGCCGACGCCGGACGTGATCTTCATCGGCGGCGGCGTCAGCCAGCCGGGCTTGATGGACGAGTGCTGGAAATTTCTGCCTGCCGGCGGGCGACTGGTCGCCAACGCCGTTACCGTCGAATCCGAAGCGCTTCTCGCTCAGTGGCATTCGAAGATGGGCGGCGAACTTCGAAAGTTTCAGCATTACCAGGGCGAACCTGTCGGCAGCTTCACCGGCTGGCGACCGGCCATGCCCGTCACCCAGTGGGTGGTGACCAAGCAGTGA